DNA from Arthrobacter sp. StoSoilB19:
GGTGGACGCCGGATTCGTGTTGGCCCAAAGCTCGCGCATGTACGTCCAGGCGCTGACGGCGTCCTGGTTGCGGAAGGTGGTGATTTGCCCGCCCGTGAAGCTGGGCAGCAGGAAGCCCTGGTAGAAGCGGTGGTGGAGTCCCTTGGGGCCGGCGGGAAGGCCGAAGACGGGCCGGCCGTTGGCGTCCTTGGCCGCCTTGGCCCACGCAAGGTACTGGTCGTAGGTGAGCTTGTTGACGTCAGCTCCCGACGGCAGCCACTGCAGCGCCTTCTTGTTGATGGCCAGCACGTAGGTGGCCTGGATCCAGGGGATGTACCGGGGGACGTCGGTGCCCAGCTTGGCCAGCTCGGTCACATCCTTGGAGTAGCCCGCCGAGGAGAGGTCGTTCATGAGCGAGCTGAGATCCTCAAGCTGCGAGGCGAAGGGGGCCAGGTCACCGTGCAGTCCGCCTGCGATTCCCACCTCGACTTTCCCCGCTGCCAGCTGGGATTTCAGCGTGGTGTTGAATACGCCCGTGTCAACGGGGTTGTAGGCCACGCTGATGTCCCCCGCGAATTTCTTGAGCGTGGCCTCGTACTTCTGGCGTTCCTCCACCGGGGAGAACTGCGTGGAGAGGAAGCTGACTGAACCCTTGCCTCCGCTCCCGCTGGTATTCACCCCGCAGGCTGCAAGGACCGGACCGGCCGCCAAAACCGTCAGGCCCCCCTTCAGCAATGCTCGCCGGCTGACGTCGTGGTGGGCGGAAACGGACATTAGAGCCTCCTGGGGTGAAGTGAACTGCTCCCCGGAAGTTGGACTGACTAAATAAGAGCCTAAGCCGCGAGGGTCTGGGTCCGGTATTGCACCGGGCTCAGGCCCTTGAGCTTTGTCGAGATTCTTTCGGTGTTGTACCAGCGGATGTATTCGTGCAGTGCCCCTGCCAAGGCGTCGGTGCTGAGGTATCGCACGTGGTGGAAGAGCTCTTCCTTAAGGTGGCCGAAGAAGTTTTCCATCACGGCGTTGTCGTAGCAGTTGCCCTTGCGTGACATCGACTGGCTCGCGCCGGCTTCCTGTAAGAGTTTTCGCCACGAGACGTGCTGGTACTGGAAGCCCTGGTCCGAATGCACGAGTGGCTGCTGGTTATCCTCAAGGCAGGCAAGGGCCTGGCGCAGCGAATTATTGGTGAGCTCCAGATTCGGAGACGGGCTGATCGAGTAGGAGATGATCTGCCGGTCGAAAAGATCCATAACCGGCGAAAGGTAGAGCTTACGGTCGCCGACGCTGAACTCCGTCACATCCGTTACCCACTTCCGGTTCGGGGCATCAGCCTCGAACTCCCGGTTCAACACGTTCGGAGCAACCCGGCCCTGCCCGCCCTGGTAGGAGTTATAACGCTTCTTCCGCCGGACCTTGCACACCAGATTCAGGGACCGCATGAGCTTCAGAACGGTCTTTTTCGCGACCGTCCACCCTTGCTTGACCATCTCGGTGTGGACCCGCCGGTGCCCGTACCGGCCATGGTTCTTCTCGAAAATTTCCCTGACAGCGGCCTTGATGAACTCCTGCGGATCAGGGCCTTGGATGCGTGCCTGATGATAGAAGAACGTCGATCTGGCAAGAGATGCTGCCTGCAGCAGGACCGGAAGCGGGAAGTCAGCCTTGAGAGCGATGAGGGCTTGGACCTTCACCGTCGTTCCTGCGCCCTCAAGGCCCGCAATTTTCCCAGGTAAGCCACTTCCGCCCGCAACCGTTCGTTCTCCCGCCGTAACCGCTCCAGTTCCGATACCTCGGCCGGCTGCGGGGCATCAGGTGCCTTAGGCCTGCCCTTGGACTTGGGACGTAATGCGTCCGGGCCCTCGCGGCGATACGCCCGGGCCCACGTCTTCAGTAGCGTGGGCGAGGACAAACCCACCTCCGCCGCGAGATCCGGGGCAGTCTCACCGGCGATAAACCGTTCAACCAGCGCGAGCTTGAATTCGAACGAGTACACCTGTTTCGTCGGCTTGGCCACCAGCGCTCCTCGACCATGGATCTTCCACCGCCGATAGAGAACCCTTATCGGCGGGCGGGACACCCCTAGCAACGTCGCCGCCGCACTATCCGCGATGCCCTTCTCAAACCACGCTACAGCGGCCTCACGCTGAACCTCAGACAACGAACTACGTGCATGCATAAAACTGCTCCCCGGAAGTCGGAACTGAATTTCTCAGTCCAACTTCCGGGGAGCAGTTCAGAAGGGCTGCTAGGTATTTTGTCTGATGATCGATCATAATTGTGTGATACAGATCGCGTCAATGATGGACGGGCCATACCCGCGCCCGCAGTGGAAAGGAGGCCTGCCGCATGACGGAGCAGAGGACGCTGGTGGGCGAGACCGCCCAGCCGTCGCCGGGGCCGGCCACCAGCGCCGGGCATCTTCTCCAGCTCCTGCGCTCCAACACCGCGGGGTACAGCCGGGCGGACCTGCTGGAGATCACCGGAATGGCGCGATCCACCCTCTACGAGCGGCTCGATGCACTTTTCGCGGCGGGCCTTGTCTACGAGTCCACTCCCCTGCGCGCCCAGCGGGGCCGGCCGCCCCGCTCCCTCCGGTTCGATGACCGCGACAAGCTGGTGGTGTGCCTGGAAATCGGCCATACGCACGCCGGAATCCATCTCCTGTCCCTGAGCAGGGAGGTGGTGGCTTCCGTCCGCATCCCTGTGGAGATCGGGAATGCGCAGGAGGTGGTGGTGGACCAGGTGGTGGGTGAGGCGCTGCGGCTGCTGGACGGCCGGCAACCCGTAGGGGCAGGAGTGGGACTGCCCGCCCCCGTTGACCCCCTCCACCGCCTGGGCCTGGAGCGGACCGTCCTTGCCCATTGGGACCTGCAGCTTTTGCAGGAGGCCATGGAATCCAGGCTCGACTGCCCGGTCCTGCTGGAAAACGACACCCGGTCAATGGCGGTGGGGGAGGTCCGCGGCCCGCTCGACTCCCTCGTCGCGGTGAAGGTCAGCACCGGGATCGGCTCCGGCATCATTGTCCGGGGCTCGTTGGTGCGCGGCGCCCACGGGGCCGCCGGTGACATCGGGCATGTGCGCATCCCGGAAGCCGCCGGCTGCCGGTGCCGGTGCGGCAGGGACGGCTGCCTTGCGGCGGTGGCCTCCGGGCGCGCGCTGCTTGCCGCCCCGCAATTTGCGCATTATGGGTCGCTGCGGCGGCTCGTTGACGCGGCCGACGACGATCCGGACGTCCGTGCCGCAGTCGCAGACGCCGGAAGGGTGCTCGGACGCGTCCTCGCCGCCATCGTGGGAACGCTGAACCCCGGCCGGGTGGCGGTGGGCGGGCTGGTGGGGGTCCTCCCTGGTTTCCTGCAGGCCTGCCGGCAGCAAATCCTGGCCGATGCCTTCGAACCCTCGCTGGTGGATCTGGAGATCGTCCCTGCTGACAGCCGGAAGGCCACCGCAGTGGGCCTGTGCCGGCTGGTGGAGGAGAGCCTCTACGCGCCGGAGCGGGTGGAACAGCTGCTGGCGCAACGCGCCGGCTGAGAGCGCCGGTTGATCCGGCCGGCCACCGCGGGTGGTGAGGTTGGGCACCAACGTGGCCGCCCGCCGTCGTGCGTTGCTACGCTGGGATCCAAGGCTCCACCCCGAGCCTCCGGACGACGGTTCAGTACCCGGCACGCGACAAGACTGGCCAAAGGATCTGGTCATGGCGTGGTTAATCCTCATTCTTTCCGGCGCGCTGGAGGCCGTCTGGGCAGCCGCCCTGCACAACGCCTCCCGGGCTTCCGGCCGCCGGCGCGTGGCCCCTGCCGCCCTGTTCCTTGTGGCCGTTGCCGCCAGCACCGGCGGACTGGCCGTGGCCATGCAGTCCATTCCCACCGGCACTGCCTACGCGGTTTGGGTGGGGGTGGGCGTGGTCCTGACCTCCGCCTATGCGATGGCCAGCAAGGTTGAACGTCCGACGGCGGCGCGCCTGCTGCTGCTGTCCGGCATCGCCGCGTGCGTGGTTGGCCTGAAGGTGGTGGCGTGATGATGAAGAGCCCGTTTCCCTGGCTGGTGCTCCTGGCCTCCGCTGTCCTGGAAGCCGTGTGGGCCACGGCGCTGGGCTTGTCCGACGGTTTCAGCAGGCCGCTGCCCACGCTCGTCTTCGCCGTCACGGCCGCCCTGAGCATGCTGGGCCTGGGCATGTCCATCCGCAGCATTCCGCTCGGCACCGCCTACGCCATCTGGGTGGGCATTGGCGCCGCATTGACGGTGGGCTGGGCGATGGCCACCGGGGTGGAACCGTTCAGCGTGGTGAAACTGCTGTTCATCGCAGGCATCGTGGGCTGCGCGGCCGGCCTCAAGGCGCTGCCGGCCAGGGACCACGCCGCCGCTGACTATCCCGTGGAGTCGAGCCGCCGCTGATCCCGGCGGTTAGGCTTTTGCCATGGACTCCCCCGAGATCACTGACGCCTTGGACGCCCTGCGGCACCGGGTAGCGCCCGGAACGCGGACCATCCTGGGCATCGCCGGGGCGCCGGGCTCCGGGAAGTCCACCTTTGCCGCCTGGCTGCAGGAGCAGTTCGGCCCGGGAATGTCGGTTGTGGTTCCCATGGACGGTTTCCACCTGGGCAACGCCATCATCGAGGGGACCCCGCTGCGGCAGCGTAAAGGCGCCATTGATACGTTCGACGCCGGCGGGTACCTTTCGCTGCTGCGCCGCCTGGTGCGCCGGGACGAGGCCGTCGTCTACGCACCGGAGTTCCGCCGCGCCCTGGACGAGCCGGTGGCGGCTTCCATTGCCGTGCCGGCGGACGTCCCGCTGGTCATCACGGAGGGCAACTACCTGCTGGCGGACCAGGAACCGTGGAAGGAGGTACGGGCGCAACTGGACCAGGTCTGGTTCCTCGAGACCCCGCCCGCGCTGCGGCTGCAGCGGCTGGTGGACCGGCACGTATCCTTCGGGATGGACCGGGAGGCTGCGGTGGCCTGGGCCGGCGGACCCGATGAAGCAAATGCCCGGCTGATCCAGGCCACCCGCCCGGCCGCGGACCGCATCATCCCCTGGCTTTAGACAACCAATTCCAAGAGCAGGAAACGAACAGGAGCACCCATGGCAAACGCACCCACCGACCGCCGCGGCACCGTCCAGCTTGGCGACGGCCTGGCCGTCAGCCCCCTTGGATTCGGGGGCATGGCCCTTACCCCCGTATACGGCGAGGTTGACCCCGCCGAGGCACTGCGGACACTGCATCACGCCGTTGACGCCGGCGTCAGCTTCATCGACACCGCGGACATCTACGGCGGCGGCAGCAACGAGGAACTGATTTCCCGGCTGCTCAAGGACCGGCGGGGCGAGGTCCAGCTGGCCACCAAGTTCGCGCTGGTGGGCACGCCGACTGACGGCTACACGGACATCCGTGGCGACGCCGGGTACGTGCACCAGGCCGT
Protein-coding regions in this window:
- a CDS encoding transposase, whose translation is MAKPTKQVYSFEFKLALVERFIAGETAPDLAAEVGLSSPTLLKTWARAYRREGPDALRPKSKGRPKAPDAPQPAEVSELERLRRENERLRAEVAYLGKLRALRAQERR
- a CDS encoding IS3 family transposase encodes the protein MKVQALIALKADFPLPVLLQAASLARSTFFYHQARIQGPDPQEFIKAAVREIFEKNHGRYGHRRVHTEMVKQGWTVAKKTVLKLMRSLNLVCKVRRKKRYNSYQGGQGRVAPNVLNREFEADAPNRKWVTDVTEFSVGDRKLYLSPVMDLFDRQIISYSISPSPNLELTNNSLRQALACLEDNQQPLVHSDQGFQYQHVSWRKLLQEAGASQSMSRKGNCYDNAVMENFFGHLKEELFHHVRYLSTDALAGALHEYIRWYNTERISTKLKGLSPVQYRTQTLAA
- a CDS encoding ABC transporter substrate-binding protein, whose amino-acid sequence is MSVSAHHDVSRRALLKGGLTVLAAGPVLAACGVNTSGSGGKGSVSFLSTQFSPVEERQKYEATLKKFAGDISVAYNPVDTGVFNTTLKSQLAAGKVEVGIAGGLHGDLAPFASQLEDLSSLMNDLSSAGYSKDVTELAKLGTDVPRYIPWIQATYVLAINKKALQWLPSGADVNKLTYDQYLAWAKAAKDANGRPVFGLPAGPKGLHHRFYQGFLLPSFTGGQITTFRNQDAVSAWTYMRELWANTNPASTNYDFMQEPLANGEVLVAWDHVARLITAVKDKPDDWQMVPAPSGPKGRGYLLIVGGMAVPKGSPEKDKAFELIKALSKPEAQIETLKSNAFFPVVKTDIGGDLPGGIALEAKAVKAQQEASDALLALPPVGLGDKDPQVSQLFKNCFQEICLNNSDVKATLDKQGAELAKIMDTLNVPCWAPDPKTSPCKVA
- a CDS encoding multidrug efflux SMR transporter; this encodes MMKSPFPWLVLLASAVLEAVWATALGLSDGFSRPLPTLVFAVTAALSMLGLGMSIRSIPLGTAYAIWVGIGAALTVGWAMATGVEPFSVVKLLFIAGIVGCAAGLKALPARDHAAADYPVESSRR
- a CDS encoding nucleoside/nucleotide kinase family protein; protein product: MDSPEITDALDALRHRVAPGTRTILGIAGAPGSGKSTFAAWLQEQFGPGMSVVVPMDGFHLGNAIIEGTPLRQRKGAIDTFDAGGYLSLLRRLVRRDEAVVYAPEFRRALDEPVAASIAVPADVPLVITEGNYLLADQEPWKEVRAQLDQVWFLETPPALRLQRLVDRHVSFGMDREAAVAWAGGPDEANARLIQATRPAADRIIPWL
- a CDS encoding ROK family transcriptional regulator encodes the protein MTEQRTLVGETAQPSPGPATSAGHLLQLLRSNTAGYSRADLLEITGMARSTLYERLDALFAAGLVYESTPLRAQRGRPPRSLRFDDRDKLVVCLEIGHTHAGIHLLSLSREVVASVRIPVEIGNAQEVVVDQVVGEALRLLDGRQPVGAGVGLPAPVDPLHRLGLERTVLAHWDLQLLQEAMESRLDCPVLLENDTRSMAVGEVRGPLDSLVAVKVSTGIGSGIIVRGSLVRGAHGAAGDIGHVRIPEAAGCRCRCGRDGCLAAVASGRALLAAPQFAHYGSLRRLVDAADDDPDVRAAVADAGRVLGRVLAAIVGTLNPGRVAVGGLVGVLPGFLQACRQQILADAFEPSLVDLEIVPADSRKATAVGLCRLVEESLYAPERVEQLLAQRAG
- a CDS encoding SMR family transporter, giving the protein MAWLILILSGALEAVWAAALHNASRASGRRRVAPAALFLVAVAASTGGLAVAMQSIPTGTAYAVWVGVGVVLTSAYAMASKVERPTAARLLLLSGIAACVVGLKVVA